The nucleotide sequence TGTATCTTTAATAAGATACAATATTCCGCGATAGCTCAATGGTGGAGCACTCGGCTGTTAACCGATAGGTTGGAGGTTCGAGCCCTCTTCGCGGAGCCATTTGTACATAACGCCAGTATATCTGGCGTTTTTTTATTGTCTTAAAATTTATATTGAAATATTACATTTTATATCCACATATTTTAAGTGGAATGGCTATAATATGTGGATAATTCAGTGTAGAGCCATTTATTATGGGGATAAATAATTATATATTTAAAATTTAAATGTTAATATATACGATTAAAAGTTTTAGGAATTTTTTCATTAGTAAAATTAGCATATTATAATTGTTTATAAAAGTCTAAATATGAATATGAAAGTAATCTATTAATATTTGAAAGAAGCATCTGAAGTAAACGATTTGTTAAGACATATACACAAACTATAACATTGACGTTAATGTTATAGTTTATTAAAATGATAAACGGAGGCGAAAATATGAATCAAAAGTATTATCAAATAGATGAAGTTTCAAAAATCACTGATCTTACTAAGAGGTCAATAAGGTACTATGAAGATATGGGGTTATTTACGCCTACAGCAAGAACAGATTCAGGATATAGGATGTACAGTGATGAAGATATAAGTACAATCAATGAAATAAAAGAGCTTAGATCTAAGTTAGGGTTAACGATACCAGAGGTAAAGCAGATATTAGGATTAAGGAAAATATTAAATAAGATATGGTCTAAAGATATTACGGATAAAGAGCATATTAATGAAGCACTAGAAAAGGTAAACACTTTAGTAGAGACTATTGATGAAAGAGAAAAGATATTAAGAAGAGTAAAAGATAATTGTAATAATAGTTTAAATAGATTAATAACACTACTAAATGAGAAAGAGGAAGAGTAAATGAAGAAAGATAATTACAAATGGATAGCGTTGTCCTGCACTACAATCGGTGCATTGCTATCAGTTATGAGTGGTAGCACTCTAATGATAGCATTACCTGTGATAATGAAAGATATAAATGCTGGAATGGGTATAGTTACTTGGGTTCTTATGGGATATATGCTAGTTTTAACAATACTAGTTCCTTCAATAGGAAGAGTAGCTGATATGGTTGGTAGAAAAAAGTTGTATGTTAGTGGATTTGCTGTATTCACAATAGCTTCTTTTTTATGTGGATTAGCACATAGTGGTTTAACACTACTTATATTTAGATTAATACAAGGGATAGGCGGTTCACTAATGGTAGCTAATAGTACAGCTATAGTTACAGATGCATTTCCAAAGAAGGAGTTAGGAAAAGCTCTTGGAATTAATACCATGATAATAAGTGTTGCAAGTGTTATAGGGCCTATATTAGGTGGGTTTCTAGTTAACTTTGGATGGAGAAGCATATTTTATATAAATGTACCAATAGGGATTTTAGGAACTATTTGGGCAGCAGCTCAATTAAAGGAAGTAGCTAACTTACCAGAAAAACAAAAGTTTGATTTTAAAGGAACTATAGTGTTTACATTAGGTATGCTATCACTGCTTATTGCATTAACCTTGGGAAGTTTTTCAGGATGGTTTAATCCAAATGTAGTGATTTTAATAGTAGCATCAGTTATATTAATTGCATTGTTTGTTAATATAGAAAGTAAAATTAAATACCCAATGTTAGATATGAGATTATTTAAGAATAGAATATTAGCATTTGCATACGCAAGCAACTTTTTTAATGGGATAGCTAGAGGAGCAGTAACGTTCTTATTAGTATTCTATTTTCAAGGGATAAAGGGAATTGACCCAATAATAGCAGGTATGTTATTAACTCCGCTTGCAATATCAATGATGATAGTATCACCTATAAGTGGAGTATTATCTGATAAGTATGGATCAAGAGCATTAAGTTCAATAGGACTTGCAACTTCTGCAGTAGGACTAATAGGATTTATGTTTATAAAAGAGAATTCATCTATGACAATGTTAGTTATATCAATGCTTATAATGGGGTTAGGGTCTGGATTATTCTTCTCTCCAAATACTAACGCCATAATGGGTTCGGTGCCAGCAGATAAAAGAGGTGTAGCTGCAGGGGTAAGAACTATGCTAAATAATGCTGGAACAGTTTTAAGCATAGCCCTTTCTATGGCTATAATAGCTTCAAGCGTGTCTCCAGAAGCTATGCAGGCCCTATTTGTTGGTACTCAAGTGGGAGCTGAAGGAATAGCTATTGGAAAGTTTATCGGTGGACTCAGATTAGCTTTTACTATATCATTTATATTTAGTGTAGTAGCAGCTCTATTATCTTACTTAAGAGGACCAGAACCAGCATGGGAAGAGAGCGAAGAAGAAAAGGTTGCATAATAAAAACTATAAATAAAGATAGGCTGTCCGTGATAAGTTTAATACTTATAGGGACAGCCTATTGGCTATTATAACTAATTTATAGTTATAAGTTTTAGTTCTTGTTAGTTAATGTATTCATTTCCTTAGCTAAATCTCTTAGGTATTCTGAACTTGCAGCTATCTCTTCACCAACAGCAGCATTTTGGTTTACTGAATCGGACACTTCTTTAAATTTATTTATTGTTTCTTCAGTAAGTTCAGATATCTTAGAATTAAATGAAACAACGTTTTCTGTTTCAGTAATCATTGAGGATGCTAACTCACTGATAGTAGTTATATTAGTATTAGATACCTTCAGTTTATCAACCATAGTGGATACATTATCAACAGCATTAGTCAATATAGTATTACCAGTGGAAATTTGAGCATTATTTTCAGTCATTAGTCCTTCCACTTCTCGTATTTTTTCTTTAAATTCACTTAATATTGAACCTATATCAGTTAGAGAAGTTCTACTATCTTCAGCTAATTTTCTAACCTCATCAGCAACTACGGCAAATCCTTTACCTAATTCGCCAGCTCTAGCAGCTTCTATAGAGGCATTTAAGGCAAGAAGATTTGTTTGCTCTGATATATCACTTATTATCCCTATAATACTATCTATTTCAGCTGATTTTTCTTCAAGAACTTTAGAAGCTTCGAAAGTATTTTTTATTCTTATGCTTATATGGTTTATTATATTTAGAGCCTCTCTTAGAGATTTGTTATTCTCATTAGATAATGAAATAATTTCATTAGAAAATGCTTTAGTACTATCAACCTTACTAGAAACATTCTTATTTATGTCAAGTAAGTTAGATAATATGGTTTCATTCTTTTGAGAGTTATTTAACATGTGGTTTGCATCATTATTAATATCGTTACTTAAAGAGGCTATATATTGAAGAGATTTTGCTTCTTGATCAACAGCTGTTGATAAGGTAGTACTTGAATTTAATAGCATCTCTGAGAACTCACTTATTTGAGAGAATAAATTAAAGATATGTTCATTTTTTTCTTTTATATCTTTTTCATTATTACTTATATCTTTAAGTAATAATGAAGAGAAATATGTAAAAATATATATAGCAAAAGAAGTAAGGGTTATCACAATTATTCTAATAATTATTTCTCTTAAAAAAACTTGGTTTTCAGGCAGTAAATTTGAATTACTAAAGAATATATACACTTGTGATAGTACGCTAGCTCCCACTGAAATAAGAGTTAGCTTGTGATCAAATAAAAGTGCACTTAATAGTATGAAGTAGAATACTACTATCCATAATTCCTTAGATGGAACCATCCAAGCCAAATAAATATAGTTTACATAACATATAATCACTAAGCTAGCTTTTAAAAAAGTTAACCCTCTCTTCCATGATTGGGCATCCTTCATAGCCCATTTGTATCCTAATCTAAAAAGTATAACCTCAAATAAGGTTAGAGCCATTAAAATATATAATGAGCTCCAACTTATTTCAGGATATAAATTCATTGCCTTCATACCTATAAATAATGTTCCTGCCATTAATGCACTAACAGAATATATTATTAATACAAATTTTAATGTTTTTTTCTGAAAGTCAATTATACTACTTGATAAGGCTTCCATTCTTATCCCCCTGTTTCTAAAAATTAATTACCATTTATAGATTAGAGAAGACATAGTGTAACCAGCTGCAACAGAACAAAATATTAGAATATCCCCTGACTTAAAACCTTCAATAGATAATTTATCATCTAGTGCCATGATTGGGCTTGCACAACCAGTATAGCCATATCTATCACCGATAAATATAGCCTTAGATTTATCTACACCCAGTTTTTCAATAGTTTGATACAGATCATATTTAGAGAATTGTGATATAAAATAATGAGAAACTTGCTTTGGAGTAAGCTTATAATCTCTTAGTAAGGAGCTTATAAGTTTAGTCCATTCATCAGAAAGAAAACTAAAATCGAAAGGATCCCATTTTAATCTTCGATCATAATTTGAAGTTTTTTCATCAGTTATTTTTGACAAACCACAATTAGGAAATCTTATATTTTCATTATAACTATCATCAGTGAATACCCTAGAACCTAAAAATCCTCTTTCTTCCTCCTCTTCTACAATTTCAAGTATAATAGCTGCAGCTCCATCTGATATACCTTGATAAACAACTAAATCATCTTCTCTAGAAAATGGTAACATGTTCATTGAACCTAATACAAGAATTCTTTTATATTTATCGTCTAATTTTAAAAATCTTGAAGCAATGTCGATTGCTGTAAGCATACCTATACAATCATTATTTATATCAAAAACATTTGTAGCATTTTCTGCCTTTAGTTCATTTTTTATAATTAGCGCACAACATGGTGTAAGAAATTCAGGAGTATCTGATGCTGATATTATTGCATCAATATCTAATGGGGTAAGATTACTTCTTTCTAAAGCCACTTTTGCAGCTTCCACCGCCATTGTAATGCTTGTTTCGTCTGGAGAAGCTATAGTTCTTCTGTCTCTTCCCATTTTCTCCATAAGTCCTATTGCATGATTTTCCGTTCCAAATCTTTTATAGTGTTCTATATAGTAATCGTTATATAGTGTCTTTTCAGGATGATAACTTCCTACTCCTTTTATTATTACGTTTTTTACCATAATATCTCCTCCGTATAATTAAAATTTTTAATTTAAAATAATATTAAAAATAAAAATGGACAAATTAAAACTTGTCCATTTTTAATCTAACAAACTTAGTAGCCTGGCAATCATAAATCAAATTCTTAGATCCATAGCTTTGCGTCCCAACCTTTCGATAGGTTTGCCTTTATTAAGTAAAAATAGATAACATTATTAATATAAGGATTTGGGTAAAATTACTAATTACGACTATTTTACCAAAGATTACACAAAATGTACATAAATACACAAAAAATTAACATTTAATTCAATGCATGTTATTTTTAAATAAAAAATTTTAAATATAAGGTATAATTTATAGATTTATTCCAATAATTAGTTATATAGAAAATGTTTTCAGAATTTTTTGAAAATAAGAAGGATAATAATTTAAGGAAGAGAATATTATTTATTATAATAATATAAAAAAGGTATGAATACATTTATTAGTAACTAATTCTATTTTATTCTTTATGAATTTATAACTAAATTATATATGAGGATAATTATCCGAATACACTAAGACATAATATAAGTTAAAGAATAAAAAAGAAGAATATGCCGCCTGTAAGATTCTTCACATACGCTTAAGAAAAGGCAGATGCGCAAAAAAATTTACTAAAGAAGATCGCTTTAGCGAATTTTTTACAAGCGATATAAAGGTTGAATACTTTATAGGATTATCCCGTCATATGATACACAACATCTATAAAATTAAATCTATCAATTTAACTTTCAACACATTAATATTAAATCGTTTATATTTACCATTAATACATTCTGTTCAAAAAGAAAATATTTTTAGCTTTGAAAATCTTTAGCTAGTTGATATGAGTTTTTTTAGTTTCGGTAAGATATTAAAAGATAAGTACAGTATCTTGCAAAATAAATCTCAAAAAGATATCAATCAACTACTGCTTTATATACAGCTAAAGTCTAAATTTTAATGGAAGGTAGGTGAATATCTTAACTTTATAGATTATGAAGTTAAGATAAAATGTATGAAAGACTATAAAACTGATAATCTAAGAAATGTAGGTATAATTGGACATAGTTCATCAGGGAAAACAGCCCTAGCAGAAGCTTTATTATATTATACTAAAACCATTGATAGATTAGGAAAGATAGAAGAAGGCACAACTACAAGTGACTATGATGTTGAAGAAAAAAAGAGGGGAATCTCTTTATCTGCTTCTGTTATTCCATTTGAATGGAATGATAAAAAGATAAACCTTGTAGATATTCCTGGTTATTTTGACTTTGTAGGTGAAGAAATACAAGGGATTAGAGCTATAGATGTTTCCATGATTGTAGTTTGTGGTGCCGCCGGAATACAGGTTGGTACGGAAAAGGCATGGGAATATTGCAATAAGATGAAGTTACCTAGAGCATTTTTTATAAACAAGTTAGATAGAGAAAACTCAGATTATGATAAAGTATTAGCTGATCTAAAGAGTAAATTTGGTATAACAGTAGTTCCAATACAATATCCAATTGGAAAAGAAAGCGAATTTACAGGTGTAATAGATGTAATAAAAAGAAAAGTTAAGGTTCATGATAGAAAGAATAATAAAGTTGAATTAAAAGAAGTTCCAGAGGAATATTTAGATAAAGTTCAAGAGTGTAAGCAGATGATTATGGAAGCTGTAGCTGAGACTGATGAAGAGCTTCTAGATAAATATTTTAGTGAGGGAGAATTAACCGATGAAGAGATATATAGAGGGTTAATTAACGGGTGCTGTACTGGAGAGATAGCTCCAGTTATGTGTGGTAGCTCACTAGAAGTAATTGGTATGGGAGCGCTTATTGAAGATATAGTTGGTTGTTTCCCTTCTCCAGATAAGATGGTGAGAAGTGGATATAAAAAGTTAAACGATAACAATAATCCTGTTAAGATAGATGATGAAAAGCCTTTTTCAGCTTTCGTCTTTAAAACTGTAGCTGACCCTTTTGTAGGAAAGTTGTCTATATTTAGAGTGCTGACAGGAAAGGCTGTGGCTGATTCTATAGTATATAATTCCTCTAAGGAAAGAAATGAGAAGATGGGGAATTTATATTTCTTAAGAGGAAAAAATCAGATGCCAACAAAAGAAGTTACTGCTGGGGATATAGGTGCTGTAGCTAAGCTTCAGTATACTGCAACTGGTGATACAATTTGTGATAGCAATAATAAGGTGATATATGAGCCGATGGAATTTCCAGATCCAGTTATATCTATGGCTGTACTTCCTAAGAGTAAGGGTGATGAGGATAAGATATCATCGGCACTTACAAAGTTATTAGAGGAAGATCCTACGTTTAGGGTATCTAGAGATGTAGAAAATGCAGAAACTATAATTTCAGGGGTTGGAGAGACGCATCTTGATGTTATTGCATCTAAATTAAAAAATAAGTTTGGCGCAGAGGTTATTCTTCAAAATCCAAAGGTGCCATATAGAGAAACTATAAAAGGCATTGCTGATGTACAAGGCAAGCATAAAAAACAATCTGGCGGACACGGTCAATACGGCGATGTAAAGATTAAATTTGAACCTAGAAATGATGGCTATGATGAACTTCAATTTGTAGATCAAGTAGTAGGAGGAGTTGTTCCGAGAAATTATATACCAGCTGTAGAAAAAGGGCTTAAAGATTGTATACTGCATGGAGTTTTGGCTGGATATCCAGTTATAAGATTAAGGGCAACCTTACATGATGGTTCTTATCACCCAGTGGATTCTTCAGAAATGGCATTTAAGATTGCAGCATCTTTAGCTTACAAAAAGGGTGTTGAGATGGCAAAGCCAATCTTGCTTGAACCAATAATGCATTTAGAAGTTATGGTTCCAAGTGATTATATGGGTGATGTTATAGGAGATATAAACAAAAAGAGAGGAAGAGTACTCGGTATGGAGCCTGTAGATGGAATGGAAAAAGTTACAGCTGAAGTTCCTATGGCAGAACTTTTCAAGTACGCTACTGATCTTAGATCAATATCTCAAGCTAGAGGAAGTTTTAGATGTAATTTTGAAAGATATGAAGAGGTACCAGCTCTAGAAGCAGATAAAATAATAGAGAATTCTAAAAAGTTAAGAGAACTACGAAGTGAAGCTTTATAATATTAAAAAAATATAAAACTTAATACATGTTAAAAAAAGATTGAGTTAATATTAAGTATTTACTCAGTCTTTTTTACTGCATTAAGTATACTAAAATAAAAATTAATCAAACAAAGGAATATTAATCATATTTTTATCTATACTAATAGTAAAAACTTATATCTAGGGGGTTGCAAATGTCAGATTATAGAATGGATATTAGAGGAAGCATCGGACTTAGCGATTATAGCAATATTTATGATTATATTGGTGTAGTAGATAATAAAGATAACTTTACGATAACAGTAGATAATTGTGGAAATGAGAGCATACAAGTTATATGTAAGATGTTGTCAGATAGTGATTTTTACATAAAAGATCAGGGGTATGACAATCATGGCAGATACTATATTAATGCTTATAAGAATAAATAAGTTTAATTTTATGAATTTAATAGAAAATAATATTTTCAATATATACAATATTCTAATGAAAATTTAGGAATATTGTATAAATATTATAAGGTGATAAAATATACAATAATATTAATTGTATATATGTTATAATATTGTTGTAAAATTTTAAGAAAATTAGGTTTTATCTTAGGATATGGGGGGAAAATAATGAGTAACTATGTTATAGGTATAGACTTAGGTGGAACAAAAATCAGT is from Clostridium fungisolvens and encodes:
- a CDS encoding ketoacyl-ACP synthase III, whose product is MVKNVIIKGVGSYHPEKTLYNDYYIEHYKRFGTENHAIGLMEKMGRDRRTIASPDETSITMAVEAAKVALERSNLTPLDIDAIISASDTPEFLTPCCALIIKNELKAENATNVFDINNDCIGMLTAIDIASRFLKLDDKYKRILVLGSMNMLPFSREDDLVVYQGISDGAAAIILEIVEEEEERGFLGSRVFTDDSYNENIRFPNCGLSKITDEKTSNYDRRLKWDPFDFSFLSDEWTKLISSLLRDYKLTPKQVSHYFISQFSKYDLYQTIEKLGVDKSKAIFIGDRYGYTGCASPIMALDDKLSIEGFKSGDILIFCSVAAGYTMSSLIYKW
- the fusA gene encoding elongation factor G, which translates into the protein MKDYKTDNLRNVGIIGHSSSGKTALAEALLYYTKTIDRLGKIEEGTTTSDYDVEEKKRGISLSASVIPFEWNDKKINLVDIPGYFDFVGEEIQGIRAIDVSMIVVCGAAGIQVGTEKAWEYCNKMKLPRAFFINKLDRENSDYDKVLADLKSKFGITVVPIQYPIGKESEFTGVIDVIKRKVKVHDRKNNKVELKEVPEEYLDKVQECKQMIMEAVAETDEELLDKYFSEGELTDEEIYRGLINGCCTGEIAPVMCGSSLEVIGMGALIEDIVGCFPSPDKMVRSGYKKLNDNNNPVKIDDEKPFSAFVFKTVADPFVGKLSIFRVLTGKAVADSIVYNSSKERNEKMGNLYFLRGKNQMPTKEVTAGDIGAVAKLQYTATGDTICDSNNKVIYEPMEFPDPVISMAVLPKSKGDEDKISSALTKLLEEDPTFRVSRDVENAETIISGVGETHLDVIASKLKNKFGAEVILQNPKVPYRETIKGIADVQGKHKKQSGGHGQYGDVKIKFEPRNDGYDELQFVDQVVGGVVPRNYIPAVEKGLKDCILHGVLAGYPVIRLRATLHDGSYHPVDSSEMAFKIAASLAYKKGVEMAKPILLEPIMHLEVMVPSDYMGDVIGDINKKRGRVLGMEPVDGMEKVTAEVPMAELFKYATDLRSISQARGSFRCNFERYEEVPALEADKIIENSKKLRELRSEAL
- a CDS encoding helix-turn-helix domain-containing protein, producing the protein MNQKYYQIDEVSKITDLTKRSIRYYEDMGLFTPTARTDSGYRMYSDEDISTINEIKELRSKLGLTIPEVKQILGLRKILNKIWSKDITDKEHINEALEKVNTLVETIDEREKILRRVKDNCNNSLNRLITLLNEKEEE
- a CDS encoding methyl-accepting chemotaxis protein; the encoded protein is MEALSSSIIDFQKKTLKFVLIIYSVSALMAGTLFIGMKAMNLYPEISWSSLYILMALTLFEVILFRLGYKWAMKDAQSWKRGLTFLKASLVIICYVNYIYLAWMVPSKELWIVVFYFILLSALLFDHKLTLISVGASVLSQVYIFFSNSNLLPENQVFLREIIIRIIVITLTSFAIYIFTYFSSLLLKDISNNEKDIKEKNEHIFNLFSQISEFSEMLLNSSTTLSTAVDQEAKSLQYIASLSNDINNDANHMLNNSQKNETILSNLLDINKNVSSKVDSTKAFSNEIISLSNENNKSLREALNIINHISIRIKNTFEASKVLEEKSAEIDSIIGIISDISEQTNLLALNASIEAARAGELGKGFAVVADEVRKLAEDSRTSLTDIGSILSEFKEKIREVEGLMTENNAQISTGNTILTNAVDNVSTMVDKLKVSNTNITTISELASSMITETENVVSFNSKISELTEETINKFKEVSDSVNQNAAVGEEIAASSEYLRDLAKEMNTLTNKN
- a CDS encoding MFS transporter; this encodes MKKDNYKWIALSCTTIGALLSVMSGSTLMIALPVIMKDINAGMGIVTWVLMGYMLVLTILVPSIGRVADMVGRKKLYVSGFAVFTIASFLCGLAHSGLTLLIFRLIQGIGGSLMVANSTAIVTDAFPKKELGKALGINTMIISVASVIGPILGGFLVNFGWRSIFYINVPIGILGTIWAAAQLKEVANLPEKQKFDFKGTIVFTLGMLSLLIALTLGSFSGWFNPNVVILIVASVILIALFVNIESKIKYPMLDMRLFKNRILAFAYASNFFNGIARGAVTFLLVFYFQGIKGIDPIIAGMLLTPLAISMMIVSPISGVLSDKYGSRALSSIGLATSAVGLIGFMFIKENSSMTMLVISMLIMGLGSGLFFSPNTNAIMGSVPADKRGVAAGVRTMLNNAGTVLSIALSMAIIASSVSPEAMQALFVGTQVGAEGIAIGKFIGGLRLAFTISFIFSVVAALLSYLRGPEPAWEESEEEKVA